The following proteins are encoded in a genomic region of Roseisolibacter agri:
- a CDS encoding aldehyde dehydrogenase family protein, with translation MTSVAEIFETMEYGPAPESDKPAREWLAAHDGAFGQFIGGRWTAVAQDALFDVQEPATGKPLARVTQGSAADVDAAVKAARAALPAWRDLPGHARARHLYALARAIQKHARLFAVVESLDNGKPIRETRDLDIPLVARHFYHHAGWAQLLESEFPGYEGAGVVGQIIPWNFPLLMLAWKVAPALAAGCTIVIKPAEFTPLTALLFAEIAQEAGLPAGVLNVVTGDGSTGAAIVDHPDVDKIAFTGSTEVGRVIRRATAGSGKKLSLELGGKSPFIVFEDADLDSVVEGVVDAIWFNQGQVCCAGSRLLVQEGIHDALIAKLKRRMETLRLGRPLDKAVDMGAIVAPVQLERIRTLVEAGRDEGASMWQPSWACPTEGCFYPPTLFTDVAPSSSVAQVEIFGPVLVAMTFRTPSEAVAIANNTPYGLAASVWTENINLALDIAPKIKSGVVWINATNLFDASAGFGGYRESGFGREGGKEGMYEYLKKAKTPSTLDARRSTLASSNGKGSGERRASSVEEILPAIDRTPKLYVGGKQARPDSGYSRRVLGADGQVLGVVGDGNRKDLRNAVEAAHKASGWARTTGHARAQILYYVAENLAARGDEFAARLSAMTGGDGAAEVQAAVARLFTYAAWADKFDGAVHDVPIRGVALAMHEPIGVVGVAAPDESPLLGLVSLVAPLVAMGNTVVAVPSERHPLAATDFYSVLDTSDVPGGVINIVTGARDALATVLAEHDDVDAVWYFGGAEGAAAVERASASNMKRTWAEWEPRDWTGADGEGREFLRAATQVKNVWVPYGE, from the coding sequence ATGACCTCCGTAGCCGAGATCTTCGAGACGATGGAGTACGGCCCCGCGCCCGAGAGCGACAAGCCGGCGCGCGAGTGGCTGGCCGCGCACGACGGCGCGTTCGGGCAGTTCATCGGCGGCCGCTGGACGGCGGTCGCGCAGGACGCGCTGTTCGACGTGCAGGAGCCCGCGACGGGGAAGCCGCTGGCACGCGTGACGCAGGGCTCCGCCGCCGACGTGGACGCCGCGGTGAAGGCCGCGCGCGCCGCGCTGCCCGCGTGGCGGGACCTGCCGGGACACGCGCGGGCGCGGCACCTGTACGCGCTCGCGCGCGCGATCCAGAAGCACGCGCGCCTGTTCGCGGTCGTCGAGTCGCTGGACAACGGGAAGCCGATCCGCGAGACGCGCGACCTCGACATCCCGCTCGTCGCGCGCCACTTCTACCACCACGCCGGCTGGGCGCAGCTGCTCGAGAGCGAGTTCCCGGGCTACGAGGGCGCGGGCGTCGTGGGGCAGATCATCCCCTGGAACTTCCCGCTGCTCATGCTGGCGTGGAAGGTCGCGCCCGCGCTCGCGGCGGGGTGCACGATCGTCATCAAGCCGGCGGAGTTCACGCCGCTGACGGCGCTGCTGTTCGCGGAGATCGCGCAGGAGGCGGGGCTGCCCGCGGGCGTGCTGAACGTCGTCACCGGCGACGGCAGCACGGGCGCGGCGATCGTCGACCACCCGGACGTCGACAAGATCGCCTTCACCGGCTCGACCGAGGTGGGACGCGTCATCCGCCGCGCGACGGCGGGCAGCGGCAAGAAGCTGAGCCTCGAGCTGGGCGGCAAGAGCCCGTTCATCGTGTTCGAGGACGCGGACCTCGACAGCGTGGTCGAGGGCGTGGTCGACGCGATCTGGTTCAACCAGGGCCAGGTCTGCTGCGCGGGCTCGCGCCTGCTGGTGCAGGAGGGCATCCACGACGCGCTGATCGCGAAGCTCAAGCGCCGCATGGAGACGCTGCGCCTGGGGCGCCCGCTCGACAAGGCGGTGGACATGGGCGCGATCGTCGCGCCGGTGCAGCTGGAGCGCATCCGCACGCTCGTCGAGGCGGGGCGCGACGAGGGCGCGAGCATGTGGCAGCCGTCGTGGGCGTGCCCCACGGAAGGCTGCTTCTATCCGCCGACGCTGTTCACCGACGTCGCGCCGTCGTCGAGCGTCGCGCAGGTCGAGATCTTCGGGCCGGTGCTGGTCGCGATGACCTTCCGCACGCCGTCGGAGGCGGTGGCGATCGCGAACAACACGCCCTACGGCCTGGCCGCGAGCGTGTGGACGGAGAACATCAACCTCGCCCTGGACATCGCCCCGAAGATCAAGAGCGGCGTGGTGTGGATCAACGCCACCAACCTGTTCGACGCGTCGGCCGGCTTCGGCGGCTACCGCGAGAGCGGCTTCGGGCGCGAGGGCGGGAAGGAGGGGATGTACGAGTACCTCAAGAAGGCGAAGACCCCCTCGACGCTCGACGCTCGACGCTCGACGCTCGCGTCGTCGAACGGGAAGGGGAGCGGTGAGCGTCGAGCGTCGAGCGTCGAGGAGATCCTCCCCGCCATCGACCGCACGCCCAAGCTCTACGTCGGCGGCAAGCAGGCGCGCCCCGACTCGGGCTACAGCCGCCGCGTCCTCGGCGCGGACGGGCAGGTGCTCGGCGTCGTCGGCGACGGCAACCGCAAGGACCTGCGCAACGCGGTCGAGGCGGCGCACAAGGCGAGCGGCTGGGCGCGCACCACGGGCCACGCGCGCGCGCAGATCCTGTACTACGTCGCGGAGAACCTCGCCGCGCGCGGCGACGAGTTCGCGGCGCGGCTGAGCGCGATGACGGGCGGTGACGGCGCGGCCGAGGTGCAGGCGGCGGTCGCGCGGCTGTTCACGTACGCGGCGTGGGCCGACAAGTTCGACGGCGCGGTGCACGACGTGCCGATCCGCGGCGTCGCGCTCGCGATGCACGAGCCGATCGGCGTCGTCGGCGTCGCGGCCCCGGACGAGTCGCCGCTGCTCGGCCTCGTCTCGCTCGTCGCGCCGCTGGTGGCGATGGGCAACACGGTCGTCGCGGTCCCGTCGGAGCGGCACCCGCTCGCGGCGACGGACTTCTACTCGGTGCTCGACACGAGCGACGTGCCGGGTGGCGTGATCAACATCGTGACCGGCGCGCGCGACGCGCTGGCGACCGTGCTGGCCGAGCACGACGACGTGGACGCGGTCTGGTACTTCGGCGGCGCCGAGGGCGCGGCCGCGGTGGAGCGCGCGTCGGCCAGCAACATGAAGCGCACGTGGGCCGAGTGGGAGCCGCGCGACTGGACCGGTGCCGACGGCGAGGGGCGCGAGTTCCTGCGCGCCGCGACGCAGGTCAAGAACGTGTGGGTGCCGTACGGCGAGTGA
- a CDS encoding M28 family peptidase — MPIARPRRPHAALLALLALAACRGTAGGPDTARGPEGARTAAASGFATVDSVRLLADVEFLSHDTRAGRRLGTPGNADARLYLSRQLAEIGAQPVAGGVADTPYAHAFRAARRGAAAGDSVTGYNVVAQVRGTRTPDRVLVVSAHYDHVGIGRPVNGDSIYNGADDNASGTAALLAVARELVARPPEHTVILLWPDGEEMGLLGARAFVANPPVPKASIAMNVNFDMISRDVKGELWIAGPTKWPKLRPLADRLAADAPVSIRIGHDSGSASYDWTSQSDQGAFHAAGIPFLYFGVEDHPDYHKPSDSFERLTRGFYVRAARTVIEAVRRADHCLPVLTGSGAAPAGCS; from the coding sequence ATGCCGATCGCCCGTCCGCGCCGCCCGCACGCCGCGCTTCTCGCCCTGCTCGCCTTGGCCGCCTGCCGCGGCACCGCCGGCGGCCCCGACACCGCGCGCGGGCCCGAGGGCGCGCGCACTGCGGCGGCCAGCGGCTTCGCCACCGTGGACTCGGTGCGCCTCCTGGCCGACGTCGAGTTCCTCTCGCACGACACGCGCGCCGGCCGCCGGCTCGGCACGCCCGGGAACGCGGACGCCCGCCTGTACCTCTCGCGCCAGCTGGCAGAGATCGGCGCGCAGCCGGTGGCCGGCGGCGTCGCGGATACGCCCTACGCGCACGCCTTCCGTGCCGCGCGTCGCGGTGCGGCGGCCGGCGACAGCGTCACCGGCTACAACGTCGTCGCGCAGGTGCGCGGCACGCGCACGCCGGACCGCGTGCTGGTGGTGAGCGCGCACTACGACCATGTCGGCATCGGGCGGCCGGTGAACGGCGACTCGATCTACAACGGCGCCGACGACAACGCGTCCGGCACCGCGGCGCTGCTGGCCGTCGCGCGCGAGCTGGTCGCGCGCCCGCCGGAGCACACGGTCATCCTGCTCTGGCCCGACGGCGAGGAGATGGGCCTGCTGGGCGCGCGCGCGTTCGTCGCCAACCCGCCCGTGCCCAAGGCGTCGATCGCGATGAACGTGAACTTCGACATGATCTCGCGCGACGTGAAGGGCGAGCTCTGGATCGCGGGTCCCACGAAGTGGCCGAAGCTGCGCCCGCTCGCCGACCGCCTCGCCGCCGACGCGCCGGTCTCCATCCGCATCGGCCACGACAGCGGCTCGGCGTCGTACGACTGGACGTCGCAGTCCGACCAGGGCGCGTTCCACGCCGCGGGGATCCCGTTCCTCTACTTCGGCGTCGAGGACCACCCGGACTACCACAAGCCGAGCGACTCGTTCGAGCGGCTGACGCGCGGCTTCTACGTGCGCGCGGCGCGCACCGTGATCGAGGCGGTGCGGCGCGCGGACCACTGCCTGCCGGTGCTCACCGGCTCGGGCGCCGCGCCCGCCGGGTGCAGCTGA
- a CDS encoding beta-N-acetylhexosaminidase: MTVVALASAAVANAQPSADLPLVPAPREGAALPAFAIGRGIAIDGGATDDDRFAARDLAEALRARGVPVVTSGGGVTVRLLRRDTPAGRAALQRANLAFDAAMNDEGYVLVAQDGRVDVVGASAAGVFYGAQTVKQLVDGDGPRARVLGARVRDWPAMRWRGLHDDWSRGPLPTLDYQKRQIRTLAAYKVNVYSPYLENVFQYASHPLLGAPLNSITPQDARELADYARRYHVEVIPEQQTFGHLHTVLRLEKYSPLAERPHGHALAPDDPRALDFVRTTFAELDSAFGSRFLHIGGDETFELGRGRTADRIRREGLGQTYVDYVSKVVGALRPLNRKLVLWGDVGTNHPELVATLPKDLIAVPWMYDNVPSAEKWIKPFRDASMETWVAPGVNNWWRVYPNLGIALPNIRLMAREGQRLGAVGLLNTTWDDFGEQLFESTWSGVLFGAAAAWQSGDCDPDVFLRRYPRVFHGDAAGHVEAAERDLMAATALLTRAAGTEMHEQIYWMDPWSDEGRRLTPRILPLASELRLRAESAIEHVVRARRAGALREPGALDAMELGARRLDLIGMKFQLAHEIAAQYSLLLAQGRDSAGAAAIKWYDLADLSGINGRLQDLRDVHVENRVLYETAWRHENRPAWLPNVLARFDVSTQLWVSRIERMNQVRAQWARTRRLPPPAELGMPEVTDAPTPAAR, translated from the coding sequence ATGACGGTCGTCGCGCTGGCGTCCGCCGCCGTCGCGAACGCGCAGCCGTCGGCCGACCTGCCGCTCGTCCCCGCCCCGCGCGAGGGCGCCGCGCTGCCCGCCTTCGCCATCGGGCGCGGCATCGCGATCGATGGTGGCGCGACCGACGACGACCGCTTCGCGGCGCGCGACCTGGCCGAGGCGCTGCGCGCGCGCGGCGTGCCGGTCGTGACGTCGGGCGGGGGCGTCACCGTGCGGCTGCTGCGGCGCGACACGCCCGCCGGGCGCGCGGCGCTCCAGCGGGCGAATCTCGCCTTCGACGCCGCGATGAACGACGAGGGCTACGTGCTCGTCGCGCAGGACGGCCGCGTCGACGTCGTGGGCGCGAGCGCCGCGGGCGTCTTCTACGGCGCGCAGACGGTGAAGCAGCTCGTCGACGGCGACGGGCCGCGCGCGCGCGTGCTGGGCGCGCGTGTGCGCGACTGGCCGGCCATGCGCTGGCGCGGCCTGCACGACGACTGGTCGCGCGGCCCGCTCCCGACGCTCGACTACCAGAAGCGGCAGATCCGCACGCTCGCGGCGTACAAGGTCAACGTCTACTCGCCGTACCTCGAGAACGTCTTCCAGTACGCGTCGCATCCGCTGCTGGGCGCGCCGCTCAACAGCATCACCCCACAGGACGCGCGCGAGCTCGCCGACTACGCGCGCCGCTACCACGTCGAGGTGATCCCCGAGCAGCAGACGTTCGGGCACCTGCACACCGTGCTGCGCCTCGAGAAATACTCGCCGCTGGCCGAGCGGCCGCACGGGCACGCGCTGGCGCCGGACGATCCGCGCGCGCTCGACTTCGTGCGCACCACGTTCGCGGAGCTCGATTCGGCGTTCGGCAGCCGCTTCCTGCACATCGGCGGCGACGAGACGTTCGAGCTGGGACGCGGCCGCACGGCCGACCGCATCCGCCGCGAGGGGCTGGGGCAGACGTACGTCGACTACGTGTCGAAGGTCGTCGGCGCGCTGCGGCCGCTGAACCGGAAGCTCGTGCTCTGGGGCGACGTCGGCACGAACCATCCCGAGCTCGTGGCGACGCTGCCGAAGGACCTGATCGCCGTGCCGTGGATGTACGACAACGTCCCGAGCGCGGAGAAGTGGATCAAGCCGTTCCGCGACGCGAGCATGGAGACGTGGGTCGCGCCCGGCGTCAACAACTGGTGGCGCGTCTACCCGAACCTCGGCATCGCCCTCCCGAACATCCGCCTCATGGCGCGCGAGGGGCAGCGGCTCGGCGCCGTCGGCCTGCTGAACACGACGTGGGACGACTTCGGCGAGCAGCTGTTCGAGTCCACGTGGAGCGGTGTGCTGTTCGGCGCGGCGGCCGCGTGGCAGAGTGGCGACTGCGACCCGGACGTCTTCCTGCGCCGCTACCCGCGCGTCTTCCACGGCGACGCCGCGGGCCACGTCGAGGCGGCGGAGCGCGACCTGATGGCCGCCACCGCGCTGCTCACGCGCGCGGCCGGCACGGAGATGCACGAGCAGATCTACTGGATGGATCCGTGGTCCGACGAGGGCCGCCGCCTCACGCCGCGCATCCTCCCGCTCGCGTCGGAGCTGCGGCTGCGCGCGGAGTCCGCGATCGAGCACGTGGTGCGCGCACGGCGCGCCGGTGCGCTACGCGAGCCCGGCGCCCTCGACGCGATGGAGCTCGGCGCGCGTCGGCTCGATCTCATCGGCATGAAGTTCCAGCTCGCGCACGAGATCGCGGCGCAGTACTCCCTGCTGCTCGCGCAGGGCCGCGACAGCGCGGGCGCCGCGGCCATCAAGTGGTACGACCTCGCGGACCTCTCGGGCATCAACGGCCGCCTGCAGGACCTCCGCGACGTGCACGTCGAGAACCGCGTGCTGTACGAGACCGCGTGGCGCCACGAGAACCGCCCCGCGTGGCTGCCCAATGTGCTCGCGCGCTTCGACGTCTCGACGCAGCTCTGGGTGTCGCGCATCGAGCGCATGAACCAGGTGCGCGCGCAGTGGGCGCGCACGCGCCGCCTGCCGCCGCCCGCCGAGCTGGGGATGCCCGAGGTCACCGACGCGCCGACGCCCGCCGCGCGCTGA
- a CDS encoding DUF4403 family protein, translating into MSVPSPRARARRSLVALVAPLVVLGTVSCGGGGRPATAVLAPTPTLPPLEPAVLALPITIQTSAVVAAIEKALPRADSLDRARCLTLGGVVCHQYAYRRDTLQLRVTGDRVDMLARLRYRGRVALPTGGSVGSCGFAPEPMPRAELRFTTSLYWRSDWRLATRATQLTSAMPDPCQVTLLRVDATPLMKRIVDWQLGRAVSQVDSAFPALADLRAAADSMWRQLQAPVPVDSAGTAWLLMSPESVALAPIEGRGTAIHSGVTLVARPRIVSGPRPQVAVRPLPPLALARPASGLRVPVQIELPFAEIARQSAALLAQETAGQPLRVTGVEVVGAGDSALVRLNMEGRMNGALTLVGRPRYDETSRTLMFDDLHYSVESRDRMTRLKATLGAPLIKRAIDQATGGGKLALGPQLDAARMQLTQQMNRALAPDVAVGGGVRSLRVTGLHTSPTAFVVRVLLEGDAGLWAR; encoded by the coding sequence ATGTCCGTGCCCTCCCCGCGCGCCCGCGCGCGCCGCTCGCTCGTCGCCCTCGTCGCCCCGCTCGTCGTCCTGGGGACCGTCTCATGCGGCGGCGGCGGCCGCCCCGCCACCGCCGTCCTCGCGCCGACGCCCACGCTCCCGCCGCTGGAGCCGGCCGTCCTCGCGCTGCCGATCACCATCCAGACGAGCGCCGTCGTCGCCGCGATCGAGAAGGCGCTGCCGCGCGCCGACAGCCTCGACCGCGCGCGCTGCCTCACGCTGGGCGGCGTCGTCTGCCACCAGTACGCATACCGCCGCGATACGCTGCAGCTGCGCGTGACCGGCGACCGGGTCGACATGCTGGCGCGCCTGCGCTACCGCGGCCGCGTCGCGCTGCCCACGGGCGGCAGCGTGGGCAGCTGCGGCTTCGCGCCCGAGCCCATGCCGAGGGCCGAGCTGCGGTTCACGACGTCGCTGTACTGGCGGAGCGACTGGCGGCTGGCGACGCGCGCGACGCAGCTCACCAGCGCGATGCCCGATCCATGCCAGGTGACGCTGCTGCGCGTGGACGCGACGCCGCTGATGAAGCGCATCGTCGACTGGCAGCTGGGCCGCGCGGTGTCGCAGGTGGACTCCGCGTTCCCGGCGCTCGCGGACCTGCGCGCCGCCGCCGACTCGATGTGGCGCCAGCTCCAGGCGCCGGTGCCGGTGGACTCGGCCGGCACGGCATGGCTGCTGATGTCGCCCGAGAGCGTCGCGCTGGCGCCGATCGAGGGGCGCGGGACGGCGATCCACTCGGGCGTCACGCTGGTCGCGCGGCCGCGCATCGTCAGCGGCCCGCGTCCACAGGTGGCGGTCCGTCCGCTCCCGCCGCTGGCGCTGGCGCGGCCGGCGAGCGGGCTGCGTGTGCCGGTGCAGATCGAGCTGCCGTTCGCGGAGATCGCGCGGCAGTCGGCGGCGCTGCTGGCGCAGGAGACCGCGGGGCAGCCGCTGCGCGTGACGGGCGTCGAGGTCGTGGGCGCGGGCGACAGCGCGCTCGTGCGGCTGAACATGGAGGGCCGCATGAACGGCGCGCTGACGCTGGTCGGCCGGCCGCGCTACGACGAGACGTCGCGCACGCTGATGTTCGACGACCTGCACTACAGCGTCGAGAGCCGCGACCGCATGACGCGCCTCAAGGCCACGCTCGGCGCGCCGCTCATCAAGCGCGCGATCGACCAGGCGACGGGCGGCGGCAAGCTCGCGCTCGGGCCGCAGCTGGACGCGGCGCGGATGCAGCTGACGCAGCAGATGAACCGCGCGCTGGCGCCCGACGTGGCGGTCGGGGGCGGCGTGCGCAGCCTGCGCGTGACGGGGCTCCACACCTCGCCGACGGCGTTCGTCGTGCGCGTGCTGCTGGAGGGCGACGCGGGGCTCTGGGCGCGCTGA
- a CDS encoding glycoside hydrolase family 10 protein: protein MPVPSLPPDRASRRVARRLLPAAALPLLVASAGPASSEPAAPAPRSVAECPVLLDASTLESPPVLPREFRAAWITPVDGGEWPTRPGMDDATSQAELRAAIQRASDIGLNAIVLHVRTAADALYPTTRVPWSSYLVGPDGRAPGFDPLAFALSEAHARGLQVHVWFNPFRAAPPNRSRAAVGAQAIARRNPQWIVRYGSQQWIDPGFPAARQEALADILEVVDRYDVDGVHIDDYFYPYREERTIRTRVGKGRRRRTVTRTETIRFDDDVSWARHGRGTGMERDAWRRDNVSQFVAALYREVKARKPEVAVGISPFGIWRPGAAPGVYGLDAYAEIYADSRKWLREGWLDYVAPQLYWELDGEQQRFRRLDEWWRRENVQGRHVFPGLLTMRVASRGAPWSGSAITSQIEWLRAAREGRPDAQGHVHFRMSTLMPQAQGALGDRLATSLYATPALPPANPWLGPTPPAAPEVTPWCPDPSTLPGDGGAQYGAPRGPALSVLPGDTLRVRWWAVQLLDSVGTWHTRVVPAAERRLSAELAPGAVANAVAVSAVTPSGVQSPSRMVRLR, encoded by the coding sequence GTGCCGGTTCCGTCCCTCCCACCCGACCGCGCGTCCCGCCGCGTCGCCCGCCGCCTGCTGCCGGCGGCCGCGCTTCCGTTGCTCGTCGCCAGCGCCGGCCCCGCGTCGTCGGAGCCCGCGGCGCCTGCCCCTCGCAGCGTGGCGGAGTGCCCGGTGCTGCTCGACGCGAGCACGCTGGAGTCGCCGCCGGTGCTGCCGCGCGAGTTCCGCGCGGCGTGGATCACGCCCGTCGACGGCGGCGAGTGGCCGACGCGTCCGGGGATGGACGACGCGACGTCGCAGGCCGAGCTGCGCGCGGCGATCCAGCGCGCGTCGGACATCGGGCTGAACGCGATCGTGCTGCACGTGCGCACCGCGGCCGACGCGCTGTACCCGACCACGCGTGTCCCGTGGTCGTCGTACCTCGTCGGTCCCGACGGGCGCGCGCCCGGCTTCGATCCGCTCGCGTTCGCGCTCAGCGAGGCGCACGCGCGCGGGCTGCAGGTGCACGTCTGGTTCAACCCGTTCCGCGCCGCGCCGCCCAACCGCTCGCGCGCCGCGGTGGGCGCGCAGGCGATCGCGCGCCGCAACCCGCAGTGGATCGTGCGCTACGGCTCGCAGCAGTGGATCGACCCGGGCTTCCCGGCCGCGCGGCAGGAGGCGCTCGCCGACATCCTCGAGGTGGTCGACCGCTACGACGTCGACGGCGTGCACATCGACGACTACTTCTATCCGTACCGCGAGGAGCGCACGATCCGCACGCGCGTCGGCAAGGGGAGGCGCCGCCGCACGGTCACGCGCACCGAGACGATCCGCTTCGACGACGACGTGTCGTGGGCGCGGCATGGCCGCGGCACGGGGATGGAGCGCGACGCGTGGCGGCGCGACAACGTGTCGCAGTTCGTCGCGGCGCTCTACCGCGAGGTGAAGGCGCGCAAGCCGGAGGTCGCCGTCGGGATCTCGCCGTTCGGCATCTGGCGCCCCGGCGCGGCACCCGGCGTCTACGGCCTCGACGCGTACGCGGAGATCTACGCCGACTCGCGGAAGTGGCTGCGCGAGGGGTGGCTCGACTACGTGGCGCCGCAGCTCTACTGGGAGCTGGACGGCGAGCAGCAGCGCTTCCGCCGGCTGGACGAGTGGTGGCGCCGCGAGAACGTGCAGGGTCGCCACGTCTTCCCGGGCCTGCTGACCATGCGCGTCGCGTCGCGCGGCGCGCCCTGGTCCGGCAGCGCGATCACGTCGCAGATCGAGTGGCTGCGCGCCGCACGCGAGGGACGCCCGGACGCGCAGGGGCACGTGCACTTCCGCATGTCGACGCTGATGCCGCAGGCACAGGGTGCGCTCGGCGACCGGCTCGCGACGTCGCTCTACGCGACTCCCGCGCTGCCGCCGGCGAATCCATGGCTCGGCCCCACCCCGCCCGCGGCGCCCGAGGTCACGCCGTGGTGCCCCGATCCCTCCACGCTTCCGGGCGACGGCGGCGCGCAGTACGGCGCGCCGCGCGGTCCGGCGCTGTCGGTGCTGCCGGGCGACACGTTGCGCGTGCGCTGGTGGGCCGTGCAGCTGCTCGACTCCGTGGGTACCTGGCACACGCGCGTCGTGCCGGCGGCCGAGCGGCGCCTGAGCGCCGAGCTGGCGCCGGGCGCGGTGGCGAACGCGGTCGCGGTCTCCGCCGTCACGCCCAGCGGCGTGCAGAGCCCCTCGCGCATGGTGCGGCTGCGCTGA
- a CDS encoding S9 family peptidase, with product MSPTVRPGRLLPAALLALPMVAGAQAAAPAATPAASRTAGPRAFTPTDVYRLTTVGNPAVSPDGRRVAFTVTTVKEAENRRHNEVWMVPTAGGAPFRFTSPSTESSNPRFTPDGKHLLFTSQRPGGKGSTWAIRLDEPSGEAFQIGWLPPASASWTRDGALAVFADTSEGGAAGSDSTRASDGVRSAISRAPFGAITKPIDPKRFDGRHVVEFGYKSNDRGYVANRAEARRWRPAQLFTLAKGDTVKKQLTRTSYSHRNVAVSPDGRWIAFVADSALRPDSLVETERDSIARLPYDKARDEAERNDTDIYVIPVAGGTPRKVATIPGSEAQLDWSPDGRTIAFIHRPARAKSARLATVDVASGRVKNLIGDWQYEPAGFDWLSNGELAMNAEVGGRTGLFRVRADGSGAPREVLGGRRRMSGFAFDPAKRQVAYVSTGTTTPTELYIANADGTGERKLTSFNDAISKEVAFSDAERIVYKSVGGQEIEGWLMKPYGYQSGKKYPLVLYIHGGPHSAYGENWFDEFQNLAGAGMFVLYTNPRGSSGYGADFTYSTRGRWFDEDYQDLMKAVDVAAQRPDVDSTRMGVTGGSYGGVMTAWVTVKTNRFKAAQTDRMISNWWSWYGSSDAQGLTEFEFFGKPWDNPTLYDTLSPIRYIRKVKTPTLMVQSEEDFRTPMTDAEQWFMGLRKQGVPTELVRYPRSTHELSRSGEPWLLVDRLGRLRQWFGHWLIGPRATTTTADAGK from the coding sequence ATGTCCCCGACCGTCCGCCCTGGCCGGTTGCTGCCGGCTGCCCTGCTCGCGCTTCCGATGGTCGCGGGCGCGCAGGCCGCGGCCCCGGCCGCGACACCCGCCGCCTCCCGCACCGCCGGCCCGCGCGCCTTCACGCCCACCGACGTCTACCGCCTGACGACCGTCGGCAATCCGGCCGTCTCGCCCGACGGGCGCCGCGTGGCCTTCACGGTCACGACGGTGAAGGAGGCGGAGAACCGCCGCCACAACGAGGTCTGGATGGTGCCGACCGCGGGCGGCGCGCCGTTCCGCTTCACGAGCCCCAGCACCGAGAGCTCCAACCCGCGCTTCACGCCGGACGGCAAGCACCTCCTCTTCACCTCGCAGCGCCCGGGCGGGAAGGGGAGCACGTGGGCCATCCGCCTCGACGAGCCGTCGGGCGAGGCCTTCCAGATCGGGTGGCTGCCGCCCGCCAGCGCGAGCTGGACGCGCGACGGCGCGCTCGCGGTCTTCGCCGACACGTCCGAGGGCGGCGCGGCCGGCAGCGACTCCACGCGCGCCAGCGACGGCGTCCGCAGCGCGATCTCGCGCGCGCCGTTCGGCGCGATCACGAAGCCGATCGACCCGAAGCGCTTCGACGGCCGCCACGTCGTGGAGTTCGGCTACAAGAGCAACGACCGCGGCTACGTCGCCAACCGCGCCGAGGCGCGCCGCTGGCGTCCCGCGCAGCTGTTCACGCTCGCTAAGGGCGACACGGTCAAGAAGCAGCTCACGCGCACCTCGTACTCGCACCGCAACGTCGCGGTCTCGCCCGACGGGCGCTGGATCGCGTTCGTCGCCGACAGCGCGCTGCGCCCGGACTCGCTCGTCGAGACCGAGCGCGACTCGATCGCGCGGCTGCCGTACGACAAGGCCCGCGACGAGGCGGAGCGGAACGACACCGACATCTACGTCATCCCGGTCGCGGGCGGCACGCCGCGCAAGGTGGCGACGATCCCCGGCTCGGAGGCGCAGCTCGACTGGTCGCCGGACGGCCGCACGATCGCCTTCATCCACCGGCCGGCGCGCGCGAAGTCGGCGCGCCTCGCGACGGTGGACGTGGCGAGCGGCCGCGTGAAGAACCTGATCGGCGACTGGCAGTACGAGCCGGCCGGCTTCGACTGGCTCTCGAACGGCGAGCTGGCGATGAACGCCGAGGTCGGCGGGCGCACGGGCCTCTTCCGCGTGCGCGCGGACGGGAGCGGGGCGCCGCGCGAGGTGCTCGGCGGCCGGCGCCGCATGTCGGGCTTCGCGTTCGACCCGGCCAAGCGCCAGGTCGCGTACGTCTCCACCGGCACGACGACGCCCACGGAACTCTACATCGCCAACGCGGACGGCACGGGCGAGCGGAAGCTGACGTCGTTCAACGACGCGATCTCGAAGGAGGTCGCGTTCAGCGACGCGGAGCGCATCGTCTACAAGAGCGTCGGTGGGCAGGAGATCGAGGGCTGGCTGATGAAGCCCTACGGCTACCAGTCGGGCAAGAAGTACCCGCTCGTGCTCTACATCCACGGCGGCCCGCACTCGGCCTACGGCGAGAACTGGTTCGACGAGTTCCAGAACCTCGCGGGCGCGGGGATGTTCGTGCTCTACACGAACCCGCGCGGCTCCAGCGGCTACGGCGCGGACTTCACGTACAGCACGCGCGGCCGGTGGTTCGACGAGGACTACCAGGACCTGATGAAGGCGGTGGACGTCGCCGCGCAGCGCCCCGACGTCGACTCGACGCGCATGGGCGTGACGGGCGGCTCGTACGGCGGCGTGATGACGGCGTGGGTGACGGTGAAGACGAACCGCTTCAAGGCCGCGCAGACCGACCGCATGATCAGCAACTGGTGGTCGTGGTACGGCAGCTCGGACGCGCAGGGCCTGACGGAGTTCGAGTTCTTCGGCAAGCCGTGGGACAACCCGACGCTCTACGACACGCTGTCGCCCATCCGCTACATCCGGAAGGTGAAGACGCCGACGCTCATGGTGCAGAGCGAGGAGGACTTCCGCACGCCGATGACGGACGCCGAGCAGTGGTTCATGGGCCTGCGCAAGCAGGGCGTGCCGACGGAGCTGGTGCGCTACCCGCGCTCGACCCACGAGCTGTCGCGCAGCGGCGAGCCGTGGCTGCTGGTGGACCGCCTCGGCCGCCTGCGGCAGTGGTTCGGGCACTGGCTGATCGGCCCGCGCGCCACGACGACGACCGCCGACGCCGGCAAGTGA